A region from the Triticum urartu cultivar G1812 chromosome 1, Tu2.1, whole genome shotgun sequence genome encodes:
- the LOC125508095 gene encoding wings apart-like protein 2 isoform X2 yields MIVRTYGRRSRTFSDGAAGAAAGGGGGDRGLSSSQDAFDFDGGDGDDELAALGSSASQPFPPSQESSSMWDFDEDPPTQPPPPRLEGPRRKGRRGRHAEPEPEAATATLMEAEEYGEMMESVDEVNFALDGLRPTAPRRVRRASLLALLGICASAARRRVLRAQGLVKQIIDNVLALNIDDPSCGVAAAALLFVLASDVQENHVLNSESCIRFLLKLLNPPMDANDVKAPSIGSKLLGISKVQMFNGSNKDSDSSSDDIISKVEEILLSCKEIKPLDRDGKRASRPELCSKWLALLTMEKACLSAVALEETSDMVTRVGGDFKETLRALGGLDNIFDVMVDCHSSLEGIVKDTSTLSLDIKEGTSLQSAALLLKCLKILENATFLSDQNKTHLLSMSRKLSPRGSTVSLVGVIINIVELLSVLSLLQSSSTVSSSTDKKSSKGCKGGCSDIKGATTLNGHGKGKNSKKNKLSLNQKCQNCSSSKLDASHISISSTSDVGLSQMTLDCSQSTSSNRASSASLGERHSNGLGLGLKLNIRKERGKANPIRGSSGWVSITAHSSDGTSREMAKRRRLSENGNSDLRSGSGSDPFAFDDVDQEPELFGQKKRSTHGCQAKSANEKLSDDRGIAVIGSQESYQPEDNNHHLGATSHSNVDDDSNLLEDCLLASIKVLMNLANDNPSGCEHIASCGGLNTMASLIIKHFPSFDFSVDTGRDVDLLQDLTDSEDSKACQVKAKQLRDHELDFLVAILGLLVNLVEKDSLNRVRLASARVSVDLSKNAQSEKAQRDVIPLLCSIFLASKGSGEASATISPDDEESMLQGAREAEMMIVEAYAALVLGFLSIESMKVRGAISSCLPNNNLKVLVPVLEKFVAFHLQLNMMTDETHSSVTEVIEKCKL; encoded by the exons ATGATCGTGCGCACCTACGGCCGCAGATCCCGCACCTTCTCCGACggcgccgccggcgccgccgccggcggaGGCGGAGGGGACCGCGGGCTCTCGTCCTCGCAGGACGCGTTCGACTTCGACGGCGGGGATGGGGACGACGAGCTCGCGGCGCTGGGCTCGTCCGCGTCGCAGCCCTTCCCGCCGTCGCAGGAGTCCTCCTCGATGTGGGACTTCGACGAGGACCCGCCcacgcagccgccgccgccccggctagAGGGGCCGCGCCGGAAGGGGCGACGCGGGAGGCACGCCGAGCCCGAGCCCGAGGCGGCCACCGCCACGCTCATGGAGGCCGAGGAGTACggggagatgatggagagcgtcGACGAGGTCAATTTCGCGCTCGACGGGCTGCGCCCCACCGCGCCCAGGCGGGTGCGCCGGGCAAGCCTGCTCGCGCTGCTCGGGATCTGCGCgtccgccgcgcgccgccgcgtCCTCCGGGCTCAGGG ACTGGTAAAGCAAATTATAGATAATGTTTTGGCTCTGAACATTGATGATCCTTCCTGTGGTGTTGCGGCGGCAGCTCTTTTATTTGTTTTGGCAAGTGAT GTACAAGAGAATCATGTGCTAAATTCAGAATCGTGTATTCGGTTTCTTCTTAAATTATTAAATCCTCCAATGGACGCAAATGATGTCAAAGCACCATCTATAGGTTCCAAACTCCTTGGAATCAGTAAAGTTCAAATGTTTAATGGCTCAAATAAGGATTCTGATTCCAGCTCAGATGATATCATATCAAAAGTCGAAGAAATCCTCTTAAGCTGTAAAGAAATCAAGCCACTTGACAGGGATGGCAAGAGAGCATCAAGGCCAGAATTATGTTCAAAATGGCTTGCTTTGTTGACAATGGAAAAGGCATGCTTGTCAGCTGTCGCATTAGAGG AGACTTCTGACATGGTGACCAGAGTTGGAGGGGATTTCAAAGAAACATTAAGGGCATTGGGTGGTCTTGATAATATTTTTGATGTTATGGTTGATTGTCATTCCTCACTGGAG GGAATTGTAAAGGATACCTCCACTCTGTCCTTGGACATAAAGGAAGGAACATCTTTGCAAAGTGCTGCACTCCTCctgaaatgtttgaaaatttTAGAGAATGCCACATTCTTAAGTGATCAGAACAAG ACCCATTTGCTCAGCATGAGTAGAAAATTGAGTCCCAGAGGCTCTACAGTTTCTCTTGTTGGTGTCATTATCAATATTGTTGAATTATTATCAG TACTGTCTCTCCTTCAGAGTTCTTCCACTGTTTCCAGCAGTACAGATAAAAAATCTTCCAAAGGTTGTAAAGGGGGCTGCTCTG ACATCAAGGGTGCAACTACATTGAATGGTCATGGCAAGGGCAAGAACTCAAAGAAAAATAAGCTTTCGCTGAACCAAAAATGCCAAAATTGCTCATCTTCCAAATTAGATGCTTCTCATATTAGTATATCTTCTACTAGTGATGTTGGCCTATCACAAATGACACTTGATTGTTCCCAGTCTACTTCAAGCAACAGGGCATCAAGTGCTTCATTAGGTGAGAGGCACAGCAatggtcttggtcttggtctGAAGCTTAATATAAGAAAGGAACGTGGTAAAGCCAACCCAATTAGAGGCTCAAGTGGATGGGTTTCTATAACAGCACATAGTTCTGATGGAACGTCCAGAGAAATGGCAAAACGACGACGTCTGTCTGAAAACGGCAACAGTGATTTGAGAAGTGGCAGTGGTAGTGATCCTTTTGCATTTGATGATGTTGATCAGGAGCCTGAACTATTTGGTCAAAAAAAGAGATCAACACATGGCTGTCAAGCAAAATCAGCGAATGAGAAATTGTCGGACGATCGTGGGATTGCTGTGATTGGAAGTCAGGAATCATATCAACCTGAAGATAATAATCATCATCTGGGTGCAACATCCCATTCTAATGTTGACGATGATTCCAATCTTTTGGAAGACTGCCTTTTGGCATCAATTAAG GTTCTTATGAACTTAGCAAATGACAACCCATCTGGTTGTGAACATATTGCATCATGTGGTGGACTTAACACCATGGCCTCCTTGATCATCAAGCATTTCCCTTCATTTGATTTCTCCGTGGACACTGGCCGAGATGTCGATCTTTTACAAGACCTCACCGATTCCGAGGACAGCAAAGCATGCCAAGTGAAAGCTAAGCAACTGCGAGATCATGAGCTTGATTTTCTGGTTGCCATATTGGGCTTGCTTGTCAATCTCGTGGAAAAAGATAGCCTTAATAG GGTACGGCTTGCATCTGCTCGTGTTTCTGTGGATCTGTCTAAGAATGCGCAGAGTGAAAAGGCACAGAGGGATGTTATACCACTCCTCTGTTCAATCTTCTTAGCAAGTAAAGGTTCTGGGGAAGCTTCTGCAACTATATCACCG GATGATGAAGAGTCAATGTTGCAAGGAGCACGGGAAGCTGAAATGATGATCGTGGAGGCCTATGCAGCCCTCGTGCTTGGCTTTCTTTCGATAGAAAG CATGAAGGTTCGAGGAGCGATTTCCAGCTGCCTTCCAAATAACAACTTGAAAGTTCTTGTGCCCGTGCTAGAGAAATTTGTG GCGTTTCATCTGCAGCTTAATATGATGACAGACGAAACACACTCATCTGTTACAGAAGTTATCGAAAAATGCAAACTATGA
- the LOC125508095 gene encoding wings apart-like protein 2 isoform X1: protein MIVRTYGRRSRTFSDGAAGAAAGGGGGDRGLSSSQDAFDFDGGDGDDELAALGSSASQPFPPSQESSSMWDFDEDPPTQPPPPRLEGPRRKGRRGRHAEPEPEAATATLMEAEEYGEMMESVDEVNFALDGLRPTAPRRVRRASLLALLGICASAARRRVLRAQGLVKQIIDNVLALNIDDPSCGVAAAALLFVLASDVQENHVLNSESCIRFLLKLLNPPMDANDVKAPSIGSKLLGISKVQMFNGSNKDSDSSSDDIISKVEEILLSCKEIKPLDRDGKRASRPELCSKWLALLTMEKACLSAVALEETSDMVTRVGGDFKETLRALGGLDNIFDVMVDCHSSLEGIVKDTSTLSLDIKEGTSLQSAALLLKCLKILENATFLSDQNKTHLLSMSRKLSPRGSTVSLVGVIINIVELLSVLSLLQSSSTVSSSTDKKSSKGCKGGCSADIKGATTLNGHGKGKNSKKNKLSLNQKCQNCSSSKLDASHISISSTSDVGLSQMTLDCSQSTSSNRASSASLGERHSNGLGLGLKLNIRKERGKANPIRGSSGWVSITAHSSDGTSREMAKRRRLSENGNSDLRSGSGSDPFAFDDVDQEPELFGQKKRSTHGCQAKSANEKLSDDRGIAVIGSQESYQPEDNNHHLGATSHSNVDDDSNLLEDCLLASIKVLMNLANDNPSGCEHIASCGGLNTMASLIIKHFPSFDFSVDTGRDVDLLQDLTDSEDSKACQVKAKQLRDHELDFLVAILGLLVNLVEKDSLNRVRLASARVSVDLSKNAQSEKAQRDVIPLLCSIFLASKGSGEASATISPDDEESMLQGAREAEMMIVEAYAALVLGFLSIESMKVRGAISSCLPNNNLKVLVPVLEKFVAFHLQLNMMTDETHSSVTEVIEKCKL, encoded by the exons ATGATCGTGCGCACCTACGGCCGCAGATCCCGCACCTTCTCCGACggcgccgccggcgccgccgccggcggaGGCGGAGGGGACCGCGGGCTCTCGTCCTCGCAGGACGCGTTCGACTTCGACGGCGGGGATGGGGACGACGAGCTCGCGGCGCTGGGCTCGTCCGCGTCGCAGCCCTTCCCGCCGTCGCAGGAGTCCTCCTCGATGTGGGACTTCGACGAGGACCCGCCcacgcagccgccgccgccccggctagAGGGGCCGCGCCGGAAGGGGCGACGCGGGAGGCACGCCGAGCCCGAGCCCGAGGCGGCCACCGCCACGCTCATGGAGGCCGAGGAGTACggggagatgatggagagcgtcGACGAGGTCAATTTCGCGCTCGACGGGCTGCGCCCCACCGCGCCCAGGCGGGTGCGCCGGGCAAGCCTGCTCGCGCTGCTCGGGATCTGCGCgtccgccgcgcgccgccgcgtCCTCCGGGCTCAGGG ACTGGTAAAGCAAATTATAGATAATGTTTTGGCTCTGAACATTGATGATCCTTCCTGTGGTGTTGCGGCGGCAGCTCTTTTATTTGTTTTGGCAAGTGAT GTACAAGAGAATCATGTGCTAAATTCAGAATCGTGTATTCGGTTTCTTCTTAAATTATTAAATCCTCCAATGGACGCAAATGATGTCAAAGCACCATCTATAGGTTCCAAACTCCTTGGAATCAGTAAAGTTCAAATGTTTAATGGCTCAAATAAGGATTCTGATTCCAGCTCAGATGATATCATATCAAAAGTCGAAGAAATCCTCTTAAGCTGTAAAGAAATCAAGCCACTTGACAGGGATGGCAAGAGAGCATCAAGGCCAGAATTATGTTCAAAATGGCTTGCTTTGTTGACAATGGAAAAGGCATGCTTGTCAGCTGTCGCATTAGAGG AGACTTCTGACATGGTGACCAGAGTTGGAGGGGATTTCAAAGAAACATTAAGGGCATTGGGTGGTCTTGATAATATTTTTGATGTTATGGTTGATTGTCATTCCTCACTGGAG GGAATTGTAAAGGATACCTCCACTCTGTCCTTGGACATAAAGGAAGGAACATCTTTGCAAAGTGCTGCACTCCTCctgaaatgtttgaaaatttTAGAGAATGCCACATTCTTAAGTGATCAGAACAAG ACCCATTTGCTCAGCATGAGTAGAAAATTGAGTCCCAGAGGCTCTACAGTTTCTCTTGTTGGTGTCATTATCAATATTGTTGAATTATTATCAG TACTGTCTCTCCTTCAGAGTTCTTCCACTGTTTCCAGCAGTACAGATAAAAAATCTTCCAAAGGTTGTAAAGGGGGCTGCTCTG CAGACATCAAGGGTGCAACTACATTGAATGGTCATGGCAAGGGCAAGAACTCAAAGAAAAATAAGCTTTCGCTGAACCAAAAATGCCAAAATTGCTCATCTTCCAAATTAGATGCTTCTCATATTAGTATATCTTCTACTAGTGATGTTGGCCTATCACAAATGACACTTGATTGTTCCCAGTCTACTTCAAGCAACAGGGCATCAAGTGCTTCATTAGGTGAGAGGCACAGCAatggtcttggtcttggtctGAAGCTTAATATAAGAAAGGAACGTGGTAAAGCCAACCCAATTAGAGGCTCAAGTGGATGGGTTTCTATAACAGCACATAGTTCTGATGGAACGTCCAGAGAAATGGCAAAACGACGACGTCTGTCTGAAAACGGCAACAGTGATTTGAGAAGTGGCAGTGGTAGTGATCCTTTTGCATTTGATGATGTTGATCAGGAGCCTGAACTATTTGGTCAAAAAAAGAGATCAACACATGGCTGTCAAGCAAAATCAGCGAATGAGAAATTGTCGGACGATCGTGGGATTGCTGTGATTGGAAGTCAGGAATCATATCAACCTGAAGATAATAATCATCATCTGGGTGCAACATCCCATTCTAATGTTGACGATGATTCCAATCTTTTGGAAGACTGCCTTTTGGCATCAATTAAG GTTCTTATGAACTTAGCAAATGACAACCCATCTGGTTGTGAACATATTGCATCATGTGGTGGACTTAACACCATGGCCTCCTTGATCATCAAGCATTTCCCTTCATTTGATTTCTCCGTGGACACTGGCCGAGATGTCGATCTTTTACAAGACCTCACCGATTCCGAGGACAGCAAAGCATGCCAAGTGAAAGCTAAGCAACTGCGAGATCATGAGCTTGATTTTCTGGTTGCCATATTGGGCTTGCTTGTCAATCTCGTGGAAAAAGATAGCCTTAATAG GGTACGGCTTGCATCTGCTCGTGTTTCTGTGGATCTGTCTAAGAATGCGCAGAGTGAAAAGGCACAGAGGGATGTTATACCACTCCTCTGTTCAATCTTCTTAGCAAGTAAAGGTTCTGGGGAAGCTTCTGCAACTATATCACCG GATGATGAAGAGTCAATGTTGCAAGGAGCACGGGAAGCTGAAATGATGATCGTGGAGGCCTATGCAGCCCTCGTGCTTGGCTTTCTTTCGATAGAAAG CATGAAGGTTCGAGGAGCGATTTCCAGCTGCCTTCCAAATAACAACTTGAAAGTTCTTGTGCCCGTGCTAGAGAAATTTGTG GCGTTTCATCTGCAGCTTAATATGATGACAGACGAAACACACTCATCTGTTACAGAAGTTATCGAAAAATGCAAACTATGA
- the LOC125508095 gene encoding wings apart-like protein 2 isoform X3, producing the protein MIVRTYGRRSRTFSDGAAGAAAGGGGGDRGLSSSQDAFDFDGGDGDDELAALGSSASQPFPPSQESSSMWDFDEDPPTQPPPPRLEGPRRKGRRGRHAEPEPEAATATLMEAEEYGEMMESVDEVNFALDGLRPTAPRRVRRASLLALLGICASAARRRVLRAQGLVKQIIDNVLALNIDDPSCGVAAAALLFVLASDVQENHVLNSESCIRFLLKLLNPPMDANDVKAPSIGSKLLGISKVQMFNGSNKDSDSSSDDIISKVEEILLSCKEIKPLDRDGKRASRPELCSKWLALLTMEKACLSAVALEETSDMVTRVGGDFKETLRALGGLDNIFDVMVDCHSSLEGIVKDTSTLSLDIKEGTSLQSAALLLKCLKILENATFLSDQNKTHLLSMSRKLSPRGSTVSLVGVIINIVELLSVLSLLQSSSTVSSSTDKKSSKADIKGATTLNGHGKGKNSKKNKLSLNQKCQNCSSSKLDASHISISSTSDVGLSQMTLDCSQSTSSNRASSASLGERHSNGLGLGLKLNIRKERGKANPIRGSSGWVSITAHSSDGTSREMAKRRRLSENGNSDLRSGSGSDPFAFDDVDQEPELFGQKKRSTHGCQAKSANEKLSDDRGIAVIGSQESYQPEDNNHHLGATSHSNVDDDSNLLEDCLLASIKVLMNLANDNPSGCEHIASCGGLNTMASLIIKHFPSFDFSVDTGRDVDLLQDLTDSEDSKACQVKAKQLRDHELDFLVAILGLLVNLVEKDSLNRVRLASARVSVDLSKNAQSEKAQRDVIPLLCSIFLASKGSGEASATISPDDEESMLQGAREAEMMIVEAYAALVLGFLSIESMKVRGAISSCLPNNNLKVLVPVLEKFVAFHLQLNMMTDETHSSVTEVIEKCKL; encoded by the exons ATGATCGTGCGCACCTACGGCCGCAGATCCCGCACCTTCTCCGACggcgccgccggcgccgccgccggcggaGGCGGAGGGGACCGCGGGCTCTCGTCCTCGCAGGACGCGTTCGACTTCGACGGCGGGGATGGGGACGACGAGCTCGCGGCGCTGGGCTCGTCCGCGTCGCAGCCCTTCCCGCCGTCGCAGGAGTCCTCCTCGATGTGGGACTTCGACGAGGACCCGCCcacgcagccgccgccgccccggctagAGGGGCCGCGCCGGAAGGGGCGACGCGGGAGGCACGCCGAGCCCGAGCCCGAGGCGGCCACCGCCACGCTCATGGAGGCCGAGGAGTACggggagatgatggagagcgtcGACGAGGTCAATTTCGCGCTCGACGGGCTGCGCCCCACCGCGCCCAGGCGGGTGCGCCGGGCAAGCCTGCTCGCGCTGCTCGGGATCTGCGCgtccgccgcgcgccgccgcgtCCTCCGGGCTCAGGG ACTGGTAAAGCAAATTATAGATAATGTTTTGGCTCTGAACATTGATGATCCTTCCTGTGGTGTTGCGGCGGCAGCTCTTTTATTTGTTTTGGCAAGTGAT GTACAAGAGAATCATGTGCTAAATTCAGAATCGTGTATTCGGTTTCTTCTTAAATTATTAAATCCTCCAATGGACGCAAATGATGTCAAAGCACCATCTATAGGTTCCAAACTCCTTGGAATCAGTAAAGTTCAAATGTTTAATGGCTCAAATAAGGATTCTGATTCCAGCTCAGATGATATCATATCAAAAGTCGAAGAAATCCTCTTAAGCTGTAAAGAAATCAAGCCACTTGACAGGGATGGCAAGAGAGCATCAAGGCCAGAATTATGTTCAAAATGGCTTGCTTTGTTGACAATGGAAAAGGCATGCTTGTCAGCTGTCGCATTAGAGG AGACTTCTGACATGGTGACCAGAGTTGGAGGGGATTTCAAAGAAACATTAAGGGCATTGGGTGGTCTTGATAATATTTTTGATGTTATGGTTGATTGTCATTCCTCACTGGAG GGAATTGTAAAGGATACCTCCACTCTGTCCTTGGACATAAAGGAAGGAACATCTTTGCAAAGTGCTGCACTCCTCctgaaatgtttgaaaatttTAGAGAATGCCACATTCTTAAGTGATCAGAACAAG ACCCATTTGCTCAGCATGAGTAGAAAATTGAGTCCCAGAGGCTCTACAGTTTCTCTTGTTGGTGTCATTATCAATATTGTTGAATTATTATCAG TACTGTCTCTCCTTCAGAGTTCTTCCACTGTTTCCAGCAGTACAGATAAAAAATCTTCCAAAG CAGACATCAAGGGTGCAACTACATTGAATGGTCATGGCAAGGGCAAGAACTCAAAGAAAAATAAGCTTTCGCTGAACCAAAAATGCCAAAATTGCTCATCTTCCAAATTAGATGCTTCTCATATTAGTATATCTTCTACTAGTGATGTTGGCCTATCACAAATGACACTTGATTGTTCCCAGTCTACTTCAAGCAACAGGGCATCAAGTGCTTCATTAGGTGAGAGGCACAGCAatggtcttggtcttggtctGAAGCTTAATATAAGAAAGGAACGTGGTAAAGCCAACCCAATTAGAGGCTCAAGTGGATGGGTTTCTATAACAGCACATAGTTCTGATGGAACGTCCAGAGAAATGGCAAAACGACGACGTCTGTCTGAAAACGGCAACAGTGATTTGAGAAGTGGCAGTGGTAGTGATCCTTTTGCATTTGATGATGTTGATCAGGAGCCTGAACTATTTGGTCAAAAAAAGAGATCAACACATGGCTGTCAAGCAAAATCAGCGAATGAGAAATTGTCGGACGATCGTGGGATTGCTGTGATTGGAAGTCAGGAATCATATCAACCTGAAGATAATAATCATCATCTGGGTGCAACATCCCATTCTAATGTTGACGATGATTCCAATCTTTTGGAAGACTGCCTTTTGGCATCAATTAAG GTTCTTATGAACTTAGCAAATGACAACCCATCTGGTTGTGAACATATTGCATCATGTGGTGGACTTAACACCATGGCCTCCTTGATCATCAAGCATTTCCCTTCATTTGATTTCTCCGTGGACACTGGCCGAGATGTCGATCTTTTACAAGACCTCACCGATTCCGAGGACAGCAAAGCATGCCAAGTGAAAGCTAAGCAACTGCGAGATCATGAGCTTGATTTTCTGGTTGCCATATTGGGCTTGCTTGTCAATCTCGTGGAAAAAGATAGCCTTAATAG GGTACGGCTTGCATCTGCTCGTGTTTCTGTGGATCTGTCTAAGAATGCGCAGAGTGAAAAGGCACAGAGGGATGTTATACCACTCCTCTGTTCAATCTTCTTAGCAAGTAAAGGTTCTGGGGAAGCTTCTGCAACTATATCACCG GATGATGAAGAGTCAATGTTGCAAGGAGCACGGGAAGCTGAAATGATGATCGTGGAGGCCTATGCAGCCCTCGTGCTTGGCTTTCTTTCGATAGAAAG CATGAAGGTTCGAGGAGCGATTTCCAGCTGCCTTCCAAATAACAACTTGAAAGTTCTTGTGCCCGTGCTAGAGAAATTTGTG GCGTTTCATCTGCAGCTTAATATGATGACAGACGAAACACACTCATCTGTTACAGAAGTTATCGAAAAATGCAAACTATGA
- the LOC125508095 gene encoding wings apart-like protein 2 isoform X4, with amino-acid sequence MIVRTYGRRSRTFSDGAAGAAAGGGGGDRGLSSSQDAFDFDGGDGDDELAALGSSASQPFPPSQESSSMWDFDEDPPTQPPPPRLEGPRRKGRRGRHAEPEPEAATATLMEAEEYGEMMESVDEVNFALDGLRPTAPRRVRRASLLALLGICASAARRRVLRAQGLVKQIIDNVLALNIDDPSCGVAAAALLFVLASDVQENHVLNSESCIRFLLKLLNPPMDANDVKAPSIGSKLLGISKVQMFNGSNKDSDSSSDDIISKVEEILLSCKEIKPLDRDGKRASRPELCSKWLALLTMEKACLSAVALEETSDMVTRVGGDFKETLRALGGLDNIFDVMVDCHSSLEGIVKDTSTLSLDIKEGTSLQSAALLLKCLKILENATFLSDQNKTHLLSMSRKLSPRGSTVSLVGVIINIVELLSVLSLLQSSSTVSSSTDKKSSKDIKGATTLNGHGKGKNSKKNKLSLNQKCQNCSSSKLDASHISISSTSDVGLSQMTLDCSQSTSSNRASSASLGERHSNGLGLGLKLNIRKERGKANPIRGSSGWVSITAHSSDGTSREMAKRRRLSENGNSDLRSGSGSDPFAFDDVDQEPELFGQKKRSTHGCQAKSANEKLSDDRGIAVIGSQESYQPEDNNHHLGATSHSNVDDDSNLLEDCLLASIKVLMNLANDNPSGCEHIASCGGLNTMASLIIKHFPSFDFSVDTGRDVDLLQDLTDSEDSKACQVKAKQLRDHELDFLVAILGLLVNLVEKDSLNRVRLASARVSVDLSKNAQSEKAQRDVIPLLCSIFLASKGSGEASATISPDDEESMLQGAREAEMMIVEAYAALVLGFLSIESMKVRGAISSCLPNNNLKVLVPVLEKFVAFHLQLNMMTDETHSSVTEVIEKCKL; translated from the exons ATGATCGTGCGCACCTACGGCCGCAGATCCCGCACCTTCTCCGACggcgccgccggcgccgccgccggcggaGGCGGAGGGGACCGCGGGCTCTCGTCCTCGCAGGACGCGTTCGACTTCGACGGCGGGGATGGGGACGACGAGCTCGCGGCGCTGGGCTCGTCCGCGTCGCAGCCCTTCCCGCCGTCGCAGGAGTCCTCCTCGATGTGGGACTTCGACGAGGACCCGCCcacgcagccgccgccgccccggctagAGGGGCCGCGCCGGAAGGGGCGACGCGGGAGGCACGCCGAGCCCGAGCCCGAGGCGGCCACCGCCACGCTCATGGAGGCCGAGGAGTACggggagatgatggagagcgtcGACGAGGTCAATTTCGCGCTCGACGGGCTGCGCCCCACCGCGCCCAGGCGGGTGCGCCGGGCAAGCCTGCTCGCGCTGCTCGGGATCTGCGCgtccgccgcgcgccgccgcgtCCTCCGGGCTCAGGG ACTGGTAAAGCAAATTATAGATAATGTTTTGGCTCTGAACATTGATGATCCTTCCTGTGGTGTTGCGGCGGCAGCTCTTTTATTTGTTTTGGCAAGTGAT GTACAAGAGAATCATGTGCTAAATTCAGAATCGTGTATTCGGTTTCTTCTTAAATTATTAAATCCTCCAATGGACGCAAATGATGTCAAAGCACCATCTATAGGTTCCAAACTCCTTGGAATCAGTAAAGTTCAAATGTTTAATGGCTCAAATAAGGATTCTGATTCCAGCTCAGATGATATCATATCAAAAGTCGAAGAAATCCTCTTAAGCTGTAAAGAAATCAAGCCACTTGACAGGGATGGCAAGAGAGCATCAAGGCCAGAATTATGTTCAAAATGGCTTGCTTTGTTGACAATGGAAAAGGCATGCTTGTCAGCTGTCGCATTAGAGG AGACTTCTGACATGGTGACCAGAGTTGGAGGGGATTTCAAAGAAACATTAAGGGCATTGGGTGGTCTTGATAATATTTTTGATGTTATGGTTGATTGTCATTCCTCACTGGAG GGAATTGTAAAGGATACCTCCACTCTGTCCTTGGACATAAAGGAAGGAACATCTTTGCAAAGTGCTGCACTCCTCctgaaatgtttgaaaatttTAGAGAATGCCACATTCTTAAGTGATCAGAACAAG ACCCATTTGCTCAGCATGAGTAGAAAATTGAGTCCCAGAGGCTCTACAGTTTCTCTTGTTGGTGTCATTATCAATATTGTTGAATTATTATCAG TACTGTCTCTCCTTCAGAGTTCTTCCACTGTTTCCAGCAGTACAGATAAAAAATCTTCCAAAG ACATCAAGGGTGCAACTACATTGAATGGTCATGGCAAGGGCAAGAACTCAAAGAAAAATAAGCTTTCGCTGAACCAAAAATGCCAAAATTGCTCATCTTCCAAATTAGATGCTTCTCATATTAGTATATCTTCTACTAGTGATGTTGGCCTATCACAAATGACACTTGATTGTTCCCAGTCTACTTCAAGCAACAGGGCATCAAGTGCTTCATTAGGTGAGAGGCACAGCAatggtcttggtcttggtctGAAGCTTAATATAAGAAAGGAACGTGGTAAAGCCAACCCAATTAGAGGCTCAAGTGGATGGGTTTCTATAACAGCACATAGTTCTGATGGAACGTCCAGAGAAATGGCAAAACGACGACGTCTGTCTGAAAACGGCAACAGTGATTTGAGAAGTGGCAGTGGTAGTGATCCTTTTGCATTTGATGATGTTGATCAGGAGCCTGAACTATTTGGTCAAAAAAAGAGATCAACACATGGCTGTCAAGCAAAATCAGCGAATGAGAAATTGTCGGACGATCGTGGGATTGCTGTGATTGGAAGTCAGGAATCATATCAACCTGAAGATAATAATCATCATCTGGGTGCAACATCCCATTCTAATGTTGACGATGATTCCAATCTTTTGGAAGACTGCCTTTTGGCATCAATTAAG GTTCTTATGAACTTAGCAAATGACAACCCATCTGGTTGTGAACATATTGCATCATGTGGTGGACTTAACACCATGGCCTCCTTGATCATCAAGCATTTCCCTTCATTTGATTTCTCCGTGGACACTGGCCGAGATGTCGATCTTTTACAAGACCTCACCGATTCCGAGGACAGCAAAGCATGCCAAGTGAAAGCTAAGCAACTGCGAGATCATGAGCTTGATTTTCTGGTTGCCATATTGGGCTTGCTTGTCAATCTCGTGGAAAAAGATAGCCTTAATAG GGTACGGCTTGCATCTGCTCGTGTTTCTGTGGATCTGTCTAAGAATGCGCAGAGTGAAAAGGCACAGAGGGATGTTATACCACTCCTCTGTTCAATCTTCTTAGCAAGTAAAGGTTCTGGGGAAGCTTCTGCAACTATATCACCG GATGATGAAGAGTCAATGTTGCAAGGAGCACGGGAAGCTGAAATGATGATCGTGGAGGCCTATGCAGCCCTCGTGCTTGGCTTTCTTTCGATAGAAAG CATGAAGGTTCGAGGAGCGATTTCCAGCTGCCTTCCAAATAACAACTTGAAAGTTCTTGTGCCCGTGCTAGAGAAATTTGTG GCGTTTCATCTGCAGCTTAATATGATGACAGACGAAACACACTCATCTGTTACAGAAGTTATCGAAAAATGCAAACTATGA